The DNA sequence CCGAGGCGAAGCCAAACAGTACGTAGAGGTCGCCGGGAAAATGGATGGATTCACGCAGCCCCACCAGTTTCTGGAGCAGCGGTGAGAGGAGCAGAATCGGCAGGGTCAGCGCCAGCGAAATCCAGAACCGATTTCGGAAGTCAGCCGCCATCTGGGCATGATGATCCTGGTGGTTGTGGTGGTCCGCATGGTTCGAACCGGCGTGCGGCGTTGTGCCTTCGGCGTTTACCTTGTTCGCCAACTGGTCTTGCGCCGGCTTGGTTTCGGGCTTGTGCTTTGTTATGTGTTCGTGTTCTTTCATAGGGCGTCTCCGGTCATATGTTTAGCTTTCGGCAATGTCCACAAACGGCGGGATCGGGCAATCCAGCGTGTCGGCGATGGCGCGAAGCAATTCGGCTTCGCGTTCCTGGATCGAACCGTCCGCGCCGACGACCTGCACGCAGGCTTCGATTAAATTCTTTTTGATCTGCGGAGCGGCCAACGCGAAGCGGTCAAGCGCGGTATCCAGTTGTTCCAGCCCGGATTCTTCGCGCGGCAGGAGTTGCAGCCCGTCGGATTTCTCCACCAGATGAGGCGCGCCCTGCTGGAATGCTTTTGCGACTTCGCCGGTTTTGCGACTGCCGATGTTCGCCAGCGCGGAGAGCACGACACTGCAATCCCGTACGAGCGGTTTAAGTGTGTGGTATTTAATGGAGGTCGGACGGGTTTCGCCCGGATGCGACGCGAGGTGGCGGCGGACAATTTTCTGAAGGACGAACTCAAAGATTTCGATCTGCCCGTCGCTCTCAATGAGCCATTGCAACGCCTGGCTGAATTGCTCGACCTCGTCGGGCCGAAGCTGACGCAGCGCGGGCAAAGCGAGGTTCACGAGCGGCAAACGGGCGCGCGAGTCGATGGGCGCGACTTCTGGCCAGAGCGCGGCGGTTTTTTCGCCTACTCCTGGCGCGGCTCGCTTGCCAAGTTCCGTGAGTTGCGTCACGTGCAAGGCGTCGTCCGGACTGAGGAGCATCGCGTAAACAAGTGCAATGGCGTCGAGCGGTTCGCGAGCGGCGGACTGGACCTTTTCTGAAAATGAATTCCGCAACTCCTCGGCGTAGCGCAAGTGCAGCGGCGTTGGCTTGCCAACGTTCGGCAGCACGGCTCCCATCAGGACTGCGTTGGTGGCGAACCCTCCGTCGCCAGCCCGTGTGCCGGGCATCCCGGGAATCGTCGTAAACGGAGATCTTGAGGACGTTGGTTTCGCCGCCTTGCGTGAAGATTCTGCTTCAACTGCGGAGACACCGGCGGTCTTGAATTTCCCGTCCCAGCCCGGATCGATGGCACGGATGCGCTCGTCGAGTGGAGGGTGCGTGGCCAGCGCACCGAGAAACGGTTTACCCATGCCGTTTCCGAAGAACATGTGGCTGGCTTCACCGGCGTGAGCGGATTCAACCTGCGAACCGACGCCGCCGATTTTTTGCAGCGCCCCGGAGAGCCCCGCAGGATTGCGGGTGAATTGCACCGCGGAGGCATCGGCCAGGAATTCCCGTTGCCGACTTAGCGCGGCCTGGATAAGGCGGCCGAAGAACACGCCGATCGCGCCAATGACGATGAGGGCCAGCCCCAGGAGCATCAGCGGATTCCGGTCCCGGCCGCCGCGCGAGTAGATCAGGACCCGGCCAATTACCGCGAGGCACAGGATGCCGAAGATGACGCCCATGATGCGGAGATTCAGGCGCATGTCGCCATTGAGGATGTGACTGAATTCGTGGCCAATGACGCCCTGCAATTCATCGCGGTTGAGCAAGGTCATGCAACCGCGCGTGACGCCGATGGCGGCGTCGCCCGGCGCGTGACCCGCAGCAAAGGCGTTGATGCCCTTTTCGTCGTCGAGCACATAAATCTTGGGGACGGGCACGCCGGCGGCGATGGCCATTTCCTCGATCACGTTCCGCAGCTTGCGTTCATCGGGATGGGTTGTGTTGGGGTTGAGGAGCCTTCCGCCGAGTGATTCGGCGACGGCACTGCCGCCCTTGGCCAGGGCGGCGGTTTTGTAGAGGCTACCAATGAGGACGACGCCGAGCGTGCCAAGCACGACGTAGAGGAAAAGCTTGGGATCCCACAGGACAAGTTCTGGCGTCGGGGCGCCGGGCTGTTGTTTCGCGTGGGTTCCATAGAAAATCAGCAGACTGGCGAGATAAACCGACGCGATGATGCACAGGACGGCGATCACGAAGTAAATCACCAGCACTTTCGTGTTTTTCCTGGCTTTGTCCTGATGTTCGAAAAAATCCATGAGTCACGTCCCTCTTCAAGAGAACGACACCTTTGGTGCCTCCCGTTGTTCCGGCTGCTCGATGACAAACAGCTCGGCGGCGGTAAAGTGGAACGTGCCAGCGATGAGACTGCTGGGAAAAACTTCCCGCTGCGTGTTGTAGAACATCACCGAGTCGTTATATGCCTGCCGGGAGAAGGAGACTTTGTTCTCAGTCGAGGTCATTTCCTCCATCAGGCTCAGCATGGTCGTGTTTGCTTTGAGGTCGGGATATGCCTCGGAGAGCGCAAACAGGCGGCCGAGCGTGCCGGTGAGCGTGCCTTCAGCGCTGGCGAGTTGCTTCATGGCTGCCGGATCGCCGGGATTGGCGGCGGCGTCGGTGTTGGCGGACGATGCGGCATTGCGCGCCGCGATGACGGCTTCGAGCGTGTCGCGCTCGTGTTTAATGTAACCCTTCGCGGTCTCGACCAGATTTGGAATCAGGTCGTAGCGCCGCTTGAGCTGCACGTCAATTTGCGCGTAGGCGTTTTTGAAACGGTTACGTAGCGCGACGAGTTTGTTGTAGATGCTGACGACGAACATCACGGCAATCAGTGCCAGCACAGCCAGCACTATGAGGATGATTAGGGATGTTTTCATGATAATTTACTCTCTGGGGTTAAGTTGTTTCAGTCAGTCAGTCTGCCGCCTCCTGCATGATGTTAACAATGGTGTCTTCCACTTCCTACGCCACGTCTTTGAGTTGCGGCGTGTTAAACATCGCCAGCAGGGTGGTGGGCTTCAAGGTCGCCAGGATGGTTTTACCGCCCTCCTCGTAAATGGAGATCCGGCAGGGCAGTGCGGTGGAGACGCTCATGTTTTCATCGAGGACCTTCTTCGCTTGTTGCGGCTGACAAACCTCGAAGATCAGACATTCACGATCAAACTCTACGCCTTTCTTCGTCATGGTCTCTTTAAGGTTATGCACCTGCATGACGCCAAAGTGATTGGCTTGGACGGCAGCCTGCAAGGCCGCCGCCGCATCAATCACAGTTATGTCAGTGGATAACTTGATCAGCATTGGTTTTCTTTCGTGCTTAGCCGTTCATTTCACTATCAGGTCGTGAATTCGTGACTATTTCCTGGACTGGTTGTTGATTGCGACGACCAGCAGGATGACTACCAGAACACCGATCACCGTCCACAGCCACATTCCTCCGCCCATCCATCCGTTCATATGATTCATCATAAAGTTCCTTTCGTTGTGCTGAGACCCACCCACCACTGGGCAATCCAAAAAGTGAGCGGATGCAACAGTGTCATTTGGGGAAGCGGCCACAAGCCCGCGCCAAGCTCAGGCACCACGTGTATCCTCGCTGTTGCATCGCATAGAGCGCCGGGAAAATCTTCTTGTAAACAAGGTCGCCGGTGGCCCCGAAGATAACCACAGCGTCAGACGGAGGCATGTTCATGATACGTTCCTATTTGTCTGGTTTTCCAAATGTCCGCCGAACCCAAATCGCTTCGCCGACAGCAATTTGTCCTGGAAATCCGCCTCGCCGCGAGAGGCGAATCTGGCATACATCGCCATGGTGAGCACCGGCACACCTTCGACGATGGCCGTTTGGATCATCCACAGGCCTTCGCCCGAGTCCGACCCCCGGCCCATCATCCCGATTTGCATTCATTATCTTTCGTGTTCCGGGTCGAATTTCGTGAATAACGTATGATACTTTTAAAGAATTAGTCGTCGAGGAACATGATCTCTCCCGAATCGATGTGGTACACCGCGCCCACGACCTTGACATGCTTCTCCTTCATCGCTTTCGCAATCGAGGGAACTTCGAGAAGTTGCTTTACCGACGCTCGCGCGTTGGCCTCGACGCGTTGCTTCCGTTCCTGCTTGCGATCCACGGAGTCAATGGCCGGCCGTATTTGATCCAGCAGCTTGCGCAGCTCCGGCGGTTCGTCTTTCGTTTGATCCGGCGGCGCGAGCGCAGCAGTGACCGCGCCACAG is a window from the Gimesia benthica genome containing:
- a CDS encoding M48 family metallopeptidase; this encodes MDFFEHQDKARKNTKVLVIYFVIAVLCIIASVYLASLLIFYGTHAKQQPGAPTPELVLWDPKLFLYVVLGTLGVVLIGSLYKTAALAKGGSAVAESLGGRLLNPNTTHPDERKLRNVIEEMAIAAGVPVPKIYVLDDEKGINAFAAGHAPGDAAIGVTRGCMTLLNRDELQGVIGHEFSHILNGDMRLNLRIMGVIFGILCLAVIGRVLIYSRGGRDRNPLMLLGLALIVIGAIGVFFGRLIQAALSRQREFLADASAVQFTRNPAGLSGALQKIGGVGSQVESAHAGEASHMFFGNGMGKPFLGALATHPPLDERIRAIDPGWDGKFKTAGVSAVEAESSRKAAKPTSSRSPFTTIPGMPGTRAGDGGFATNAVLMGAVLPNVGKPTPLHLRYAEELRNSFSEKVQSAAREPLDAIALVYAMLLSPDDALHVTQLTELGKRAAPGVGEKTAALWPEVAPIDSRARLPLVNLALPALRQLRPDEVEQFSQALQWLIESDGQIEIFEFVLQKIVRRHLASHPGETRPTSIKYHTLKPLVRDCSVVLSALANIGSRKTGEVAKAFQQGAPHLVEKSDGLQLLPREESGLEQLDTALDRFALAAPQIKKNLIEACVQVVGADGSIQEREAELLRAIADTLDCPIPPFVDIAES
- a CDS encoding DUF302 domain-containing protein produces the protein MLIKLSTDITVIDAAAALQAAVQANHFGVMQVHNLKETMTKKGVEFDRECLIFEVCQPQQAKKVLDENMSVSTALPCRISIYEEGGKTILATLKPTTLLAMFNTPQLKDVA
- a CDS encoding LemA family protein; the encoded protein is MKTSLIILIVLAVLALIAVMFVVSIYNKLVALRNRFKNAYAQIDVQLKRRYDLIPNLVETAKGYIKHERDTLEAVIAARNAASSANTDAAANPGDPAAMKQLASAEGTLTGTLGRLFALSEAYPDLKANTTMLSLMEEMTSTENKVSFSRQAYNDSVMFYNTQREVFPSSLIAGTFHFTAAELFVIEQPEQREAPKVSFS